In Euphorbia lathyris chromosome 10, ddEupLath1.1, whole genome shotgun sequence, a single genomic region encodes these proteins:
- the LOC136208034 gene encoding uncharacterized protein At3g61260-like, giving the protein MLIDQCTQSTDLTEVDQMKSSNDDPTVVPGVRSVCMRDMGTEMTPVPSQEPSRTATPVDATTPFRSPTSSIPSTRRRGEPTTTPAEHVSNDDRQHTTQLGKKELTEQEMKLKTRREIVALGVQLGKMNIAAWASKEDQENNTSKVGNADAEQLQRIEYEKRAGAWDEAEKSKHAARYKREEIKIQAWESQQKAKLEAEMRRIEEPLNGY; this is encoded by the exons ATGTTAATTGATCAGTGTACTCAAAGCACGGATTTAACAGAAGTGGATCAAATGAAAAGTTCAAATGATGACCCGACAG TTGTTCCTGGTGTAAGATCGGTCTGCATGAGAGACATGGGAACGGAAATGACCCCTGTTCCGAGTCAAGAGCCTTCAAGAACTGCTACACCTGTGGATGCAACTACTCCTTTCCGCAGCCCAACTTCCTCGATCCCATCTACTCGGCGTAGAGGGGAACCAACAACAACACCAGCGGAGCATGTCTCTAATGATGACAGGCAACATACTACTCAACTCGGGAAAAAAGAGTTGACTGAGCAAGAAATGAAACTAAAGACAagaagagagattgtggctttAGGTGTCCAGCTTGGCAAGATGAATATTGCTGCTTGGGCAAGTAAAGAAGATCAAGAAAATAATACATCTAAAGTTGGAAATGCGGATGCAGAGCAGCTTCAGCGAATTGAATATGAAAAACGTGCAGGTGCGTGGGATGAAGCTGAAAAATCTAAACATGCAGCAAG ATATAAACGAgaagaaatcaaaattcaagCATGGGAAAGTCAGCAGAAAGCTAAACTAGAAGCAGAGATGCGCAGAATTGAG GAGCCACTGAATGGTTATTGA